The following proteins come from a genomic window of Pseudomonadota bacterium:
- a CDS encoding ATP-binding cassette domain-containing protein translates to MTNPLLQIEQLSVDYLSPGAPAGTPPALSLASLSLDRGQLLAICGPSGCGKTTLGRTLLGMLPASARVQGSCRFDGEELVGLPEKRWLALRGRHITGLSQDPAVALNPVLRIGRQFRQLGLSADRARHILSELELGDERRWLRAYPHELSGGQCQRVALGLALALEPALLLADEPTAALDGRTTREVMALMMKLATQRNMAVLLITHDLPLMEHLGLRLLHLTRPSGTDPADAEASGDSPQPMAEPAAPPPDSADPPRLALDGLTVAFPGAAGGRALDEVSLELAAGSTTAVVGESGSGKSTLARTVMGLLTPAQGTVRLNGQVMGPRWGPERLPMQLVLQDTFASLNPRRRVRQVLAESLAQVGEAAAQAGNLLSDVGLDASFLDRYPHQLSGGQRQRVALARSLAVKPALLVLDEAFSALDIPVRAALLELLRGLQRARGFSMLMITHDTDRLSQVAEHVVLLEAGKVVKAGPVAEVLPLLSPTSVA, encoded by the coding sequence ATGACCAATCCCCTGCTTCAAATCGAGCAACTCTCGGTGGACTATCTGTCACCGGGCGCGCCGGCGGGCACCCCTCCCGCGCTCAGCCTGGCATCGCTGTCGCTGGATCGAGGCCAGCTGCTGGCGATCTGCGGTCCGTCGGGCTGTGGCAAGACCACGCTGGGCCGGACCCTTCTGGGGATGCTGCCGGCGAGTGCCCGGGTGCAGGGCAGCTGCCGCTTTGACGGCGAGGAGCTGGTGGGCCTGCCCGAAAAACGCTGGCTGGCGCTGCGGGGTCGCCACATCACCGGTCTGTCGCAGGACCCTGCGGTGGCGCTTAACCCGGTGCTGCGGATCGGACGGCAGTTTCGTCAGCTTGGCCTGAGCGCTGATCGCGCTCGCCACATTCTCAGCGAGCTTGAGCTCGGCGACGAGCGCCGCTGGCTGCGAGCCTATCCTCACGAGCTCTCCGGCGGGCAGTGTCAGCGCGTTGCCCTGGGGCTGGCGCTGGCGCTGGAACCGGCGCTGCTGCTGGCCGATGAGCCAACCGCGGCGCTGGATGGTCGAACGACCCGCGAGGTTATGGCGCTGATGATGAAGCTGGCGACCCAGCGAAACATGGCGGTGCTGCTGATCACGCACGACCTGCCGCTGATGGAACACCTGGGGCTGCGGTTGTTGCACCTCACGCGCCCGAGTGGAACAGACCCAGCGGATGCCGAGGCATCGGGTGACTCGCCGCAGCCAATGGCCGAGCCGGCCGCGCCACCGCCTGATTCAGCGGATCCACCGCGGCTGGCGCTGGACGGGCTCACCGTGGCTTTTCCCGGCGCCGCGGGAGGTCGCGCGCTCGACGAGGTCTCGCTGGAGCTGGCCGCGGGTTCAACGACCGCCGTGGTCGGCGAATCCGGCAGCGGCAAGTCGACGCTGGCCCGAACGGTGATGGGCCTGCTGACGCCAGCGCAGGGCACGGTGCGACTGAACGGTCAGGTGATGGGGCCTCGTTGGGGACCGGAGCGGCTGCCGATGCAGCTGGTGCTGCAGGATACGTTCGCCAGCCTGAACCCGCGTCGCCGCGTTCGCCAGGTCCTGGCGGAATCGCTGGCGCAGGTGGGTGAAGCCGCCGCCCAGGCCGGTAACCTGCTCAGCGATGTCGGTCTGGATGCGTCGTTTCTCGATCGCTATCCACATCAGCTGTCCGGCGGTCAGCGCCAGCGCGTGGCGCTGGCCCGCTCGCTGGCGGTCAAGCCTGCGCTGCTGGTGCTCGATGAAGCATTCAGCGCCCTGGATATTCCGGTGCGGGCCGCGCTGCTCGAGCTGCTTAGGGGTCTACAGCGCGCGCGGGGCTTCTCGATGCTGATGATCACGCACGATACGGATCGGCTCAGCCAGGTGGCTGAGCACGTGGTGCTGCTCGAGGCCGGAAAGGTTGTCAAAGCGGGTCCTGTGGCGGAAGTGTTGCCCCTGCTCAGCCCGACCAGCGTCGCTTGA
- a CDS encoding ParB/RepB/Spo0J family partition protein → MNAKRRGLGKGLNALLGESAGSAGAPTSEPEGTYRELAVELLQPGKYQPRTGMDEAKLTELADSIAAQGMVQPIVVRTIGAGKYEIIAGERRWRAAQLAGLAEVPVLVREVSDQATVAMALIENIQREDLNPLEESAALKRLIDEFELTHEAAARAVGRSRAAVSNLLRLQELEAAVKKLVESGSLEMGHARALLGLTGAEQAQAARQVALKGLSVRETEALVKRWLQGDSSASKPAAAKDPNIQQLETDLGDRLAAKVQLKHSASGKGQLVVSYNSLDELDGILARIK, encoded by the coding sequence ATGAACGCCAAGCGACGCGGGCTCGGCAAGGGCCTCAACGCGCTGCTGGGTGAGTCAGCCGGCAGCGCAGGCGCGCCGACATCAGAGCCGGAGGGCACCTATCGCGAGCTGGCCGTCGAACTGCTGCAGCCCGGGAAATATCAGCCGCGCACCGGCATGGACGAGGCGAAGCTGACGGAGCTCGCCGACTCCATTGCCGCACAGGGCATGGTCCAGCCGATTGTGGTTCGCACGATCGGCGCCGGCAAATACGAAATCATCGCCGGCGAGCGGCGCTGGCGCGCTGCGCAGCTGGCCGGCCTCGCTGAGGTACCGGTTCTCGTGCGCGAGGTGTCCGACCAGGCGACGGTGGCCATGGCGCTGATCGAAAACATCCAGCGCGAGGACCTGAATCCACTCGAAGAGTCGGCGGCGCTGAAGCGTCTGATCGACGAGTTTGAGCTTACCCACGAAGCGGCAGCCCGCGCGGTGGGCCGTTCCCGCGCGGCCGTGTCCAATCTGCTGCGGCTCCAGGAGCTGGAGGCGGCGGTCAAAAAGCTGGTTGAGTCCGGTTCCCTGGAGATGGGCCACGCGCGGGCCTTGCTGGGTCTGACCGGCGCCGAGCAGGCTCAGGCGGCACGGCAGGTGGCGCTGAAGGGATTGTCGGTGCGCGAGACTGAAGCGCTGGTGAAGCGCTGGCTGCAGGGGGATTCAAGTGCGAGCAAGCCGGCGGCCGCCAAGGACCCAAACATCCAGCAGCTCGAGACTGACCTCGGCGATCGGCTGGCCGCAAAGGTGCAGCTCAAGCACAGCGCCAGCGGCAAAGGACAGCTGGTGGTGAGCTACAACTCGCTCGACGAGCTGGACGGGATCTTAGCGCGGATCAAATAG
- a CDS encoding ParA family protein, protein MARVIAVTNQKGGVGKTTTCVNLAYALADRGRRVLLVDLDPQGNATMGCGVDARAQSLTTGEVLLGETSIVEARHSLPDFKFDLLPGNTALTAAEVRLMDKLAREAQLKRALEPIQDQYDEVLVDCPPSLSMLTVNALTAADGVLIPIQCEYFALEGLKSLLDTIEQIREAVNPGLRIEGLLRTMFDVRNNLSTEVSNQLVQHFGAKVYMTVIPRNVRIAESPSFGQPVITYDPGSRGAQAYLRLAGELVRREALGSDRRVAP, encoded by the coding sequence GTGGCCCGAGTGATCGCGGTAACCAACCAGAAGGGCGGGGTGGGCAAGACCACCACCTGCGTCAATCTCGCCTATGCGCTCGCCGATCGGGGTCGCCGGGTGTTGCTGGTGGACCTGGATCCGCAGGGCAACGCCACAATGGGTTGCGGCGTCGACGCCCGCGCTCAGAGCCTGACTACGGGCGAGGTGCTGCTCGGCGAAACCTCAATTGTGGAGGCCCGCCACAGCCTGCCGGATTTCAAGTTCGATCTGCTGCCAGGCAACACCGCGCTCACCGCCGCTGAGGTTCGGCTGATGGACAAGCTGGCGCGTGAGGCGCAGCTGAAGCGAGCGCTGGAGCCCATCCAGGATCAGTACGACGAGGTGCTGGTCGACTGTCCCCCGAGCCTCAGCATGCTGACGGTCAATGCGCTGACCGCAGCTGATGGGGTCCTGATACCCATCCAGTGTGAGTATTTTGCGCTGGAGGGACTGAAGTCGCTCCTCGACACCATCGAACAAATCCGCGAGGCGGTGAATCCGGGCCTAAGAATCGAAGGCCTGCTGCGCACCATGTTTGATGTGCGCAACAACCTATCTACCGAAGTATCCAACCAGCTGGTGCAGCATTTTGGAGCCAAAGTTTATATGACGGTTATCCCTCGCAACGTGCGAATCGCCGAGTCCCCCAGCTTTGGTCAGCCGGTGATCACCTATGACCCGGGCAGCCGGGGTGCCCAGGCTTACCTCAGGCTGGCCGGAGAACTGGTGCGCCGGGAAGCGCTCGGCAGCGACCGACGGGTGGCACCATGA
- the rsmG gene encoding 16S rRNA (guanine(527)-N(7))-methyltransferase RsmG, translated as MKPTDLTTDLESGLAALDLAVGPPQVQLLLRYLDELNRWNQTYNLTAVRSREAMLGRHVLDALSIHPYLAGSRWIDVGAGAGLPGIPLAVVQPERQFWLLDSAGKKARFMRHAARTLRLPNVTVLEMRVEQHQPSTPYDGVLARAFAPMDRLLALTGHLLRSGGQVLAMQGPNQAKEAVIEGFRLRETVTLSVPGSEGVRKLSIVEKTPEAAAWPE; from the coding sequence ATGAAACCCACTGATCTGACAACGGACCTGGAATCGGGGCTGGCGGCGCTCGATCTGGCCGTAGGCCCACCGCAGGTTCAATTGCTGCTGCGTTACCTGGACGAGCTCAACCGCTGGAATCAGACCTATAACCTAACGGCGGTGCGATCCCGCGAGGCGATGCTGGGGCGGCACGTACTGGACGCCCTGTCGATTCATCCGTATCTTGCCGGGTCCCGCTGGATTGACGTCGGCGCCGGCGCGGGCCTGCCTGGGATACCTTTGGCCGTGGTGCAGCCGGAGCGGCAGTTTTGGCTGCTTGACAGCGCCGGCAAGAAAGCGCGCTTCATGCGTCACGCGGCGCGAACGCTGCGACTGCCGAACGTGACCGTGCTGGAGATGCGGGTTGAGCAGCACCAGCCATCGACGCCTTACGATGGCGTCCTGGCCCGGGCGTTTGCGCCGATGGATCGGCTGCTCGCGCTGACGGGCCATCTGCTACGCAGCGGCGGTCAGGTCCTCGCCATGCAGGGCCCCAATCAAGCCAAAGAGGCGGTGATCGAAGGCTTCAGGCTGCGGGAAACGGTGACCCTTTCCGTGCCGGGCAGTGAAGGAGTGCGTAAACTGAGCATTGTTGAGAAAACGCCGGAGGCCGCTGCGTGGCCCGAGTGA